Proteins from a genomic interval of Streptomyces sp. NBC_00820:
- a CDS encoding Rv1733c family protein yields MRSRSPVRGWRWRQNPLRRRSDVVEAWTVLVIAVLLFVAAPLTGVAAGLRAHGHARDQARTQRAERHQVRAVVLGRTDERLPMVRGDREHPYRAEVRWSEPGGGTRTAPARVPAGTRTADVVTVWFDGRGRNVAPPPDDAAVWQHAVTIGVCAAAGAAAVVLLGHAVQRRIALGHRLGEWEREWARTGPRWTQPRT; encoded by the coding sequence ATGCGTTCCCGTTCCCCGGTGCGTGGCTGGCGTTGGCGGCAAAATCCGCTGCGGCGCCGCTCGGACGTCGTGGAGGCCTGGACGGTCCTGGTGATCGCCGTCCTCCTGTTCGTGGCGGCGCCCCTGACCGGGGTGGCGGCGGGTCTGCGCGCCCACGGCCACGCGCGGGACCAGGCCCGGACGCAGCGTGCCGAGCGTCATCAGGTGCGTGCCGTGGTGCTCGGGCGCACCGACGAGCGGCTGCCCATGGTGCGGGGCGACCGCGAGCACCCCTACCGGGCGGAGGTCCGCTGGTCCGAGCCGGGCGGCGGAACGCGTACCGCGCCGGCCCGGGTGCCGGCGGGAACCCGGACCGCCGACGTGGTGACCGTCTGGTTCGACGGCCGGGGCCGCAACGTGGCCCCGCCGCCGGACGACGCGGCCGTATGGCAGCACGCCGTCACGATCGGCGTGTGCGCGGCGGCCGGTGCGGCGGCGGTGGTGCTCCTCGGCCACGCCGTGCAGCGCCGGATCGCGCTGGGCCACCGGCTGGGCGAGTGGGAGCGGGAATGGGCCCGTACGGGACCGAGGTGGACCCAGCCCCGGACCTGA
- a CDS encoding class I SAM-dependent methyltransferase: MFSPEGPTLRELAVQALSSVEHGYDLLAPKFDHTPFRTPDAVLESTAKALEPFGPFEDGLDLCCGTGAGAEVLAGLCRRSVIGVDFSTGMLDVAGRRATTPGGEGRDAGQQAPGVSWVRADARALPFSAAFDLVVSFGAFGHFLPRELPGLFAQVHSVLRPDGRFAFPVLAPPRPSSPAFWTLLGFDAVMRVRNAVWRPPFVMYYRAFRLADVTRELRRAGFTVELRELPEFGRRGDGSPRARLVLARKEREGAQARAAAGGANA; this comes from the coding sequence ATGTTCAGCCCAGAAGGTCCCACGCTGCGCGAACTCGCCGTGCAGGCGCTGTCGTCCGTCGAGCACGGCTACGACCTCCTCGCCCCGAAGTTCGACCACACACCCTTCCGGACGCCCGACGCCGTACTGGAGTCGACGGCGAAGGCGCTCGAGCCGTTCGGCCCGTTCGAGGACGGCCTCGACCTGTGCTGCGGCACGGGCGCCGGTGCGGAGGTGCTGGCCGGGCTGTGCCGCCGGAGCGTCATCGGAGTCGACTTCAGCACGGGCATGCTGGACGTGGCCGGGCGCCGGGCCACCACCCCGGGCGGCGAAGGACGCGACGCCGGACAGCAGGCCCCGGGCGTCTCCTGGGTACGCGCGGACGCCCGCGCCCTGCCGTTCTCGGCCGCCTTCGACCTGGTGGTCAGCTTCGGGGCGTTCGGGCACTTCCTGCCCCGCGAACTGCCCGGCCTGTTCGCCCAGGTCCACTCGGTGCTGCGGCCGGACGGCCGCTTCGCCTTCCCGGTCCTGGCGCCGCCCCGCCCGTCGAGCCCCGCGTTCTGGACGCTGCTCGGCTTCGACGCGGTCATGCGGGTGCGCAACGCCGTGTGGCGGCCGCCCTTCGTCATGTACTACCGGGCCTTCCGCCTCGCCGACGTGACCCGGGAGCTACGGCGGGCCGGCTTCACCGTCGAGCTGCGGGAGCTGCCCGAGTTCGGACGGCGCGGTGACGGCAGCCCCCGCGCCCGGCTGGTGCTGGCCCGCAAGGAACGCGAGGGAGCTCAGGCCCGGGCCGCCGCGGGCGGCGCGAACGCGTAG
- a CDS encoding nuclear transport factor 2 family protein: MRAFREAVEAGDLEAVEALLAEDVVFTSPAVFKPYTGKPITAAILRGVTRVFEDFRYVREIGDADGPDHALVFAARVGDRELTGCDFLHVNDAGLIDELMVMVRPLSGLQALAEAMGAQFGQIAKEAEARAV; this comes from the coding sequence ATGCGCGCGTTCCGCGAGGCCGTCGAGGCCGGCGACCTGGAGGCCGTCGAGGCACTGCTGGCCGAGGACGTCGTCTTCACCAGCCCGGCGGTCTTCAAGCCGTACACCGGCAAGCCGATCACGGCGGCGATCCTGCGCGGGGTGACCCGGGTGTTCGAGGACTTCCGGTACGTGCGGGAGATCGGCGACGCCGACGGCCCCGACCACGCGCTGGTCTTCGCGGCCCGGGTGGGCGACCGCGAGCTGACGGGCTGCGACTTCCTGCACGTCAACGACGCCGGTCTGATCGACGAGTTGATGGTCATGGTCCGCCCGCTGTCGGGCCTCCAGGCGCTCGCCGAGGCCATGGGCGCCCAGTTCGGCCAGATCGCGAAGGAGGCGGAGGCGCGCGCCGTCTGA
- a CDS encoding cytochrome P450 family protein: METSPAGTPHRLDPAGGCPHADNARLLALGAVAPVELPGGIEGMAVLGHEALRDFLQHPEVAKDARHFTALREGRVGAGWPLLTFATVRGMTTADGEDHRRLRSLVSRAFTPRRVEELRPRVAELTDELLDGLAAAAGAGGGVADLRRHFALPLPMGVISELLGVEPKFRDRLHHLSNQVVATDIEPAEAVAANRELVAVLGEVAAGKAAHPGDDLTSALIAARDEGGDRLSQQELIGTLVLMIIAGHETTLNLITNAVRALCGHRDQLDLVRSGGADWADVVEETLRWDAPVSYFPFRYPVRDLTVDGTLIPAGTPVLAGYSAAGRDVAAYGEDADRFDVTRPARADAVRHLSLGHGAHFCLGAPLARLEAIIALERLFARFPELELAVPEVDLSRHASFVGNSVRDLPVRLAP; this comes from the coding sequence GTGGAGACCTCGCCCGCCGGAACCCCGCACCGCCTCGACCCCGCCGGGGGCTGCCCGCACGCCGACAACGCGCGGCTGCTGGCCCTCGGCGCGGTGGCCCCCGTCGAACTGCCGGGCGGGATCGAGGGGATGGCCGTACTGGGGCATGAAGCGCTGAGGGATTTCCTGCAGCACCCCGAAGTCGCCAAGGACGCGCGGCACTTCACCGCGCTGCGGGAGGGGCGGGTCGGCGCGGGCTGGCCGCTGCTGACCTTCGCGACGGTGCGGGGCATGACCACCGCCGACGGGGAGGACCATCGGCGGCTGCGGTCCCTGGTCAGCCGCGCGTTCACCCCCCGACGGGTCGAGGAACTCCGCCCGCGGGTGGCCGAGCTGACCGACGAACTGCTGGACGGGCTGGCGGCGGCCGCCGGGGCGGGCGGTGGCGTCGCCGACCTGCGGCGGCACTTCGCGCTGCCGCTGCCCATGGGGGTCATCAGTGAACTCCTCGGTGTGGAGCCCAAGTTCCGGGACCGCCTGCATCACCTCAGCAACCAGGTGGTCGCCACCGACATCGAGCCCGCCGAGGCCGTCGCCGCCAACCGTGAACTCGTGGCCGTCCTCGGCGAGGTCGCGGCGGGCAAGGCGGCGCACCCCGGCGACGATCTCACCAGTGCCCTCATCGCCGCCCGCGACGAGGGCGGCGACCGGCTCAGCCAGCAGGAGCTGATCGGCACCCTGGTGCTGATGATCATCGCGGGGCACGAGACCACCCTCAACCTGATCACCAACGCCGTACGCGCCCTGTGCGGCCACCGTGACCAGCTCGATCTGGTCCGCTCGGGCGGGGCGGACTGGGCGGACGTCGTGGAGGAGACGCTGCGCTGGGACGCGCCGGTCAGCTACTTCCCGTTCCGCTATCCGGTGCGGGACCTCACGGTCGACGGCACCCTGATACCGGCGGGCACCCCGGTCCTCGCCGGCTACTCCGCCGCGGGGCGCGACGTGGCCGCGTACGGCGAGGACGCCGACCGGTTCGACGTCACCCGCCCCGCCCGCGCCGACGCCGTGCGCCACCTCTCCCTCGGGCACGGCGCCCACTTCTGTCTGGGCGCCCCGCTGGCCCGCCTGGAGGCCATCATCGCGCTGGAGCGGCTGTTCGCTCGCTTCCCTGAACTCGAACTCGCGGTTCCCGAAGTGGACTTGTCCCGGCACGCCAGCTTCGTCGGCAACAGCGTGCGGGACCTTCCGGTGCGATTGGCGCCGTGA
- the rho gene encoding transcription termination factor Rho encodes MTTTIEPSTEVRQAPVARTVTGLLDVDAHGKGHLRAANCLPSPADPQVSPALIRRYGLRKGDLVEGLHGAQRALTEVTRIDGRDPGELRGRRHFRDLTPLHPHERLRMEHPASGLAGRVTDLLAPLGKGQRGLIVAPPKSGKTVLIQQLAAAVAGNHPECRLMVLLLDERPEEVTEMRRSVRGEVYASTFDRPAKDHIALADLVVERAKRLVEAGEDVVVLLDSLTRLCRAHNNASAAGGRTLSGGVDAGALLGPKRFFGAARQAEEGGSLTILASVLVDTGSRADGYFFEELKSTGNMELRLDRDLAARRVFPPVDIEPTGTRREELLLTAAELAVVRGLRRALRSREGGPAALETLLERMRDTPDNATFLRRVQPTLPTG; translated from the coding sequence ATGACCACCACGATCGAACCCTCCACCGAGGTGCGCCAGGCCCCGGTCGCCCGGACCGTCACCGGTCTCCTCGACGTCGACGCGCACGGGAAGGGGCACCTGCGGGCCGCGAACTGCCTGCCCTCCCCCGCCGACCCGCAGGTCTCCCCCGCGCTGATCCGCCGGTACGGCCTGCGCAAGGGCGACCTCGTGGAAGGCCTCCACGGGGCGCAGCGCGCCCTGACCGAGGTCACACGGATCGACGGCCGCGATCCCGGGGAGCTGCGGGGCCGCCGGCACTTCCGTGACCTGACTCCCCTGCATCCGCACGAGCGGCTCCGCATGGAACACCCGGCCTCCGGCCTGGCGGGGCGGGTCACCGATCTGCTGGCGCCGCTCGGCAAGGGCCAGCGCGGGCTCATCGTGGCCCCGCCCAAGAGCGGGAAGACCGTACTGATCCAGCAGCTCGCCGCCGCGGTCGCCGGCAACCACCCCGAGTGCCGGCTGATGGTCCTCCTGCTGGACGAACGCCCGGAGGAGGTCACCGAGATGCGCCGTTCGGTGCGCGGCGAGGTGTACGCCTCCACCTTCGACCGGCCGGCCAAGGACCACATCGCCCTGGCGGACCTTGTGGTGGAGCGGGCCAAGCGGCTGGTCGAGGCCGGCGAGGACGTCGTCGTCCTGCTGGACTCCCTCACCCGGCTGTGCCGGGCCCACAACAACGCCTCCGCCGCGGGCGGGCGCACCCTCAGCGGCGGCGTCGACGCGGGCGCGCTGCTCGGCCCCAAGCGGTTCTTCGGTGCCGCCCGGCAGGCCGAGGAGGGCGGCTCGCTCACCATCCTCGCCAGTGTGCTGGTGGACACCGGCTCCCGTGCCGACGGCTACTTCTTCGAGGAGTTGAAGAGCACGGGCAACATGGAACTCCGGCTGGACCGGGACCTGGCCGCCCGTCGCGTCTTCCCGCCCGTCGACATCGAGCCCACCGGCACCCGCCGCGAGGAACTCCTGCTCACTGCGGCGGAGTTGGCGGTCGTACGGGGCCTGCGCCGGGCTCTGCGTTCCCGGGAGGGCGGACCGGCCGCCCTGGAGACCCTGCTGGAGCGGATGCGGGACACCCCCGACAACGCCACGTTCCTGCGCCGCGTCCAGCCGACGCTGCCGACGGGCTGA
- a CDS encoding D-alanyl-D-alanine carboxypeptidase family protein: MNIGFSRRMAASACSLCVAGALALGPTAVAAGHRAGEPAPPRPRAAVPQPSLLFRSGTQVRLNPGAPAVPEVSALSWLVADASSGDVLAAGDAHRRLPPASTLKTLFALTVLPTLPAGLQHTVRYEELADIGEGSSLVGVEEGHTYQVADLWRGVFLSSGNDAVHVLAALNGGWQTTVTRMQSKSRALGAMDTHVVSPDGYDTPGQVSSAFDLAVFGREGLRNPDFARYCSTAQAQFPGDGWPYAIENTNRLLTGEDGVARYPGLIGVKNGYTSNAGNTLVAAARRGGRTLVVTVMNPQAGDGLTVYEEARELLDWGFDAAGRVDPVGSLDAMRPKPRVEPTAAPVAAATSPAPDDDSVWSQTATVAGLAVLGAGAVALALRVKGGRAAGS, encoded by the coding sequence ATGAACATCGGATTCTCTCGTCGGATGGCCGCATCAGCCTGTTCCCTGTGCGTGGCGGGCGCACTGGCCCTCGGGCCGACCGCTGTCGCCGCCGGCCACCGTGCGGGCGAACCCGCTCCGCCCCGGCCGCGGGCCGCGGTCCCGCAGCCGTCCCTGCTGTTCAGGTCCGGCACGCAGGTGCGGCTGAACCCCGGTGCCCCGGCGGTTCCGGAGGTCTCCGCACTGTCCTGGCTGGTCGCCGACGCGAGCAGCGGCGACGTACTGGCGGCGGGCGACGCGCACCGCAGACTGCCGCCCGCCAGCACGCTGAAGACCCTGTTCGCCCTCACCGTGCTGCCGACGCTGCCCGCCGGTCTGCAGCACACCGTGCGCTACGAGGAGCTGGCGGACATCGGCGAGGGCAGCAGCCTCGTCGGCGTCGAGGAGGGCCACACCTACCAGGTGGCCGACCTGTGGCGCGGGGTCTTCCTCAGCTCGGGCAACGACGCCGTGCACGTGCTCGCCGCCCTGAACGGCGGCTGGCAGACCACGGTCACCCGGATGCAGTCCAAGTCCCGCGCCCTGGGCGCCATGGACACCCACGTCGTCTCCCCCGACGGCTACGACACCCCCGGCCAGGTGTCCTCGGCGTTCGACCTCGCGGTGTTCGGCCGGGAAGGGCTGCGCAACCCCGACTTCGCCCGGTACTGCTCCACCGCCCAGGCCCAGTTCCCCGGTGACGGATGGCCGTACGCCATCGAGAACACCAACCGCCTGCTGACCGGCGAGGACGGCGTGGCCCGGTACCCGGGGCTGATCGGGGTCAAGAACGGCTACACCAGCAACGCGGGCAACACCCTGGTCGCGGCGGCCCGCCGGGGCGGCCGGACCCTGGTCGTGACGGTGATGAACCCTCAGGCCGGTGACGGACTGACCGTGTACGAGGAGGCCCGGGAGCTGCTCGACTGGGGGTTCGACGCGGCCGGCCGGGTGGACCCGGTGGGCTCGCTGGACGCGATGCGCCCCAAGCCCCGCGTCGAGCCGACCGCCGCACCGGTCGCTGCGGCCACCTCCCCGGCACCCGACGACGACTCGGTCTGGTCGCAGACCGCGACCGTCGCGGGGCTCGCCGTACTCGGCGCGGGCGCCGTGGCGCTCGCGCTGCGCGTCAAGGGGGGCCGGGCCGCGGGCAGCTGA
- a CDS encoding CHAT domain-containing protein — translation MTTSRGEQAGLSDRERQLLDIVEVSSEQAYVTGSEVAWSQAVRAAELMLLVPEFDQADREVLRRAVTRVVFGRYRGCGQQPVHLSAAIDMLRKVVEASRVWADVPHHVFVLATLLNARYDLAPQEDGGDDPDDLDDAIALPLLEGTRVARTLHAGLLRIRFERTGSMLDLDQAVLTLRAVCEAPPEDPERREADQLWFSSRLADALRARSDFTGSVEDINEAICLFEAVARAEREGQHDSDQAALGIALLARAQSDGAQDGDAECAVRELRAAIGMGEESLNHPWWLSNCADALRTWCLALPSGDPTKADRLRDAIALHDRVLDMVGEAARERPMYLAARAGTLSELARVTGEPGPRGAAIEAWRRACDAAPSGDPARPGYLGNLSLELWRRNDPVLGDAEAATENWKAVVDDVAAPAGWRVLAARYRADALTAAGNEIGALGSMTQAVELLPLLATPSLQRGEQEELLAQWQRVPQDAMGLALSLRRKRQAVELLDAGRGVLWSHHYGVEAALGDLGRVDRDQADRLTALRSDMFRAVRGHNGLRRAGAVRRWAEATERVRAEVPGFSRFLLPAEYEELRAAASDGPVVVMAAGAVGGVALVVTADRAQPQKIELPKLTMEAVDRHTERLVEAWDEIARDPSGPVGAMGVADLADCLDETLPWLWASAAKPVLDKLSFPARADGVLPRLWWSPVGRLALLPLHAAGIPVVGESVLDRVVSSYTPNLISLLRLRRRRAAWRDTGPEPMVLPVAVPGNPPLVHAVSEARAVAEHLRQHSAQVLLGKEATADAVLRQLAAYDWVHFACHGVRPAGYPSAGDAGGLGLHDRMLQVLELAGARERPGGLAFLSVCWGAGGSSKLPGEAIHPAAALQVAGYEHVISAMWTLQDGSAVNAVKAFYNTLVPEGANRLSAQGAARALHGTVRALRRTHPGSPHIWAPYVHFGL, via the coding sequence ATGACTACCAGCAGGGGTGAGCAGGCTGGGCTCTCCGATCGTGAGAGGCAGCTGCTCGACATTGTCGAAGTCTCTTCGGAACAGGCATACGTCACTGGCAGTGAGGTCGCTTGGTCCCAGGCCGTCCGGGCGGCGGAGCTCATGTTGTTGGTCCCGGAGTTCGACCAAGCGGACCGGGAGGTCCTGCGCCGCGCGGTGACGCGCGTGGTCTTCGGACGCTATCGAGGCTGTGGACAACAGCCTGTGCATCTGTCCGCTGCGATCGACATGCTGAGGAAAGTGGTCGAGGCGAGTCGTGTCTGGGCGGATGTCCCCCATCACGTGTTCGTCCTCGCCACACTGCTCAACGCCCGATACGACCTCGCGCCGCAGGAGGACGGCGGCGATGATCCAGATGACCTGGATGACGCAATCGCCCTTCCGCTGTTGGAAGGGACGCGCGTCGCTCGGACTCTTCACGCCGGCCTTCTGCGTATCCGGTTCGAGCGGACAGGCAGCATGCTTGATCTTGACCAAGCCGTCCTCACCCTGCGAGCGGTTTGTGAGGCGCCGCCCGAAGACCCGGAACGGCGGGAGGCGGACCAGTTGTGGTTCTCCTCCCGGCTCGCCGACGCACTGCGGGCACGCTCGGATTTCACCGGTTCCGTAGAGGACATCAACGAAGCCATCTGCCTGTTCGAAGCAGTGGCGCGGGCCGAACGGGAGGGCCAGCACGACAGCGACCAGGCCGCTTTGGGAATCGCGTTGCTTGCCCGTGCCCAGTCGGATGGTGCACAGGATGGCGACGCGGAATGCGCCGTGCGGGAGTTGCGCGCGGCGATCGGCATGGGAGAGGAATCCCTCAACCACCCTTGGTGGCTGTCGAACTGTGCGGACGCGCTGCGAACCTGGTGCCTTGCCCTCCCGTCCGGTGACCCCACCAAGGCGGACCGCCTTCGCGACGCCATCGCCCTGCACGACAGGGTCCTCGACATGGTCGGCGAGGCAGCCCGGGAGCGCCCGATGTATCTGGCGGCCCGGGCCGGCACGCTCAGCGAACTGGCTCGTGTCACCGGTGAGCCAGGGCCGCGGGGCGCGGCAATTGAGGCGTGGCGTCGTGCCTGTGACGCGGCGCCGTCCGGTGACCCCGCGCGCCCTGGCTATCTTGGGAATCTATCCCTGGAGTTGTGGCGCAGGAACGATCCAGTTCTGGGTGATGCCGAGGCCGCGACCGAGAACTGGAAGGCCGTCGTCGACGACGTGGCGGCACCGGCCGGCTGGCGGGTGCTCGCCGCGCGTTACCGCGCGGACGCCCTGACCGCTGCCGGCAACGAGATCGGTGCGCTCGGCTCGATGACGCAAGCGGTCGAGCTACTGCCACTGCTGGCGACTCCATCTCTCCAGCGCGGCGAGCAGGAGGAACTACTCGCGCAGTGGCAGCGAGTGCCGCAAGACGCCATGGGGTTGGCGCTGTCTCTACGTCGTAAGCGACAAGCAGTCGAGTTGCTCGACGCGGGCCGAGGCGTGCTGTGGTCGCACCATTACGGCGTTGAAGCGGCGCTCGGCGACCTGGGCAGGGTGGACCGGGACCAAGCCGACCGCCTCACTGCCCTGCGCAGCGACATGTTCCGGGCGGTGCGCGGCCACAACGGCCTGCGGCGGGCGGGCGCGGTCCGCCGATGGGCGGAGGCGACCGAGCGGGTGCGCGCTGAGGTACCTGGCTTCTCACGTTTCTTGTTGCCTGCGGAGTATGAAGAGTTGCGCGCCGCCGCAAGTGACGGGCCGGTCGTCGTCATGGCGGCAGGCGCAGTCGGCGGTGTCGCCTTGGTGGTCACGGCGGATCGCGCACAGCCGCAGAAGATCGAATTGCCCAAGCTGACAATGGAGGCAGTCGACCGGCACACCGAGCGCTTGGTTGAGGCATGGGACGAAATCGCCCGGGACCCCTCGGGCCCAGTCGGCGCGATGGGCGTAGCTGATCTCGCCGACTGCTTGGATGAGACGCTGCCGTGGCTGTGGGCATCGGCGGCGAAGCCGGTGCTCGACAAGCTTTCATTCCCGGCCCGCGCGGACGGTGTGCTGCCGAGGCTGTGGTGGTCTCCGGTCGGTCGCTTGGCCTTGCTGCCGCTGCACGCGGCCGGGATACCGGTCGTAGGCGAGTCGGTGCTCGACCGTGTCGTGTCCTCCTACACGCCGAACCTCATCAGCCTGCTGCGACTGCGGCGCCGCCGTGCTGCTTGGCGGGACACCGGCCCCGAGCCGATGGTGCTGCCGGTTGCCGTGCCCGGGAATCCTCCACTGGTCCATGCCGTTTCCGAAGCCCGCGCGGTAGCGGAGCACCTGCGCCAGCACTCGGCGCAGGTGCTGCTCGGGAAGGAAGCGACAGCGGATGCCGTACTGCGGCAGCTCGCCGCGTACGACTGGGTGCACTTCGCCTGCCACGGAGTTCGCCCTGCGGGTTATCCGTCTGCAGGAGACGCCGGAGGGCTGGGACTGCATGACCGGATGCTGCAGGTACTGGAGCTGGCTGGGGCGCGGGAGCGGCCGGGCGGGCTGGCCTTTCTGTCGGTGTGCTGGGGCGCTGGGGGTAGCAGCAAGTTGCCGGGTGAGGCCATCCATCCGGCCGCCGCGCTCCAAGTGGCAGGGTACGAGCACGTCATCTCGGCGATGTGGACGCTCCAGGACGGTTCCGCGGTCAACGCGGTCAAGGCGTTCTACAACACCCTCGTCCCGGAGGGCGCCAACAGGCTTTCGGCCCAGGGCGCGGCTCGCGCCCTGCACGGCACCGTACGGGCGCTGCGGCGAACGCACCCGGGCTCGCCCCACATCTGGGCGCCCTACGTGCACTTCGGACTGTGA
- a CDS encoding zinc finger domain-containing protein, with protein MSEPAEPATTVEQFDCPTCEVPAGSACRARGGKVAPKYHTPRFMLVPQLRAELEVKTPAGRSPGRAWERGPAIDAAMPEAAPKPTRVGYARCSTAQQELQSQLDALAEAGCDPVFSEKISTRIKVRPEFVKAMDFARTIKKAVPTSG; from the coding sequence ATGTCAGAGCCTGCCGAACCGGCAACCACCGTCGAACAGTTCGACTGCCCCACCTGTGAAGTGCCCGCTGGAAGCGCCTGCCGCGCCCGCGGCGGCAAGGTCGCTCCGAAGTACCACACCCCGCGCTTCATGCTGGTGCCCCAGCTCCGTGCCGAGCTGGAGGTGAAGACCCCCGCCGGCCGGAGCCCCGGCCGCGCATGGGAGAGGGGGCCGGCCATCGACGCCGCGATGCCGGAGGCCGCCCCGAAGCCCACGAGAGTGGGGTACGCGAGGTGCAGTACCGCCCAGCAAGAGCTCCAGAGCCAGCTCGACGCCCTCGCCGAGGCCGGGTGCGATCCGGTCTTCTCGGAGAAGATCAGCACCCGGATCAAGGTCCGCCCGGAGTTCGTCAAGGCGATGGACTTCGCCCGCACCATCAAAAAGGCCGTCCCCACCAGCGGGTGA
- a CDS encoding recombinase family protein: MKRLGRGAAELLAIAEDLRHHDIELELLTGPLQGIYDPSGHGTALFAFFAGMAESEREYIREKSLEGQTSARERGRHGGRPKVVDDDMADYARTLRAQGVPVPQIACKLVIPSGKNQGEHPSVPTVYRLLAEADGNAAE, encoded by the coding sequence GTGAAGCGCCTGGGACGCGGCGCAGCCGAGCTTCTGGCCATCGCAGAGGACCTGCGCCACCACGACATTGAGCTCGAACTCCTCACCGGCCCCCTCCAGGGGATCTATGACCCGTCCGGGCATGGCACCGCCCTGTTCGCGTTCTTCGCCGGCATGGCCGAGTCCGAGCGCGAGTACATCCGGGAGAAGTCCCTGGAAGGCCAGACGTCCGCCCGCGAGCGAGGCCGTCACGGCGGGCGCCCCAAGGTCGTCGACGACGACATGGCCGACTACGCCCGCACCCTGCGTGCCCAGGGCGTCCCTGTCCCGCAGATCGCCTGCAAACTCGTCATCCCCTCGGGAAAGAACCAAGGCGAGCACCCCTCAGTCCCCACCGTCTACCGCCTCCTCGCCGAAGCCGACGGCAACGCCGCCGAGTGA
- a CDS encoding glutaminase, translated as MVIMTSTSSLAFLPILERIAEETARTPGRGRPADYIPALAARDPRSFGMAVAELDGTVYGVGDWRQPFSTQSITKVFTLALDLAREGDDLWEHVGREPSGNPFNSLVQLEYEHGIPRNPFINAGALVVTDRLQTRTGDAAGELLAFLRAESGNAELGFDREIAASETQHGDRNAALAHFMASYGNIDNPVPVLLDQYFRQCSIAASCADLALATTFLARHGIRADGTRLLTRSQAKQVNAVMLTCGTYDAAGDFAHRVGLPGKSGVGGGIIAVVPGRCALCVWSPGLDERGNSVAGVAALDRFTTLTGLSVF; from the coding sequence ATGGTGATCATGACGTCGACGTCGTCCCTCGCCTTCCTGCCGATCCTGGAGCGCATCGCCGAGGAGACGGCGCGCACACCGGGCCGCGGCCGTCCCGCCGACTACATCCCGGCGCTCGCGGCCCGCGACCCCCGCAGCTTCGGCATGGCCGTCGCCGAGCTGGACGGAACGGTGTACGGCGTGGGGGACTGGCGGCAGCCGTTCTCCACGCAGTCCATCACCAAGGTCTTCACGCTCGCCCTCGACCTGGCCCGCGAGGGCGACGACCTCTGGGAGCACGTGGGCCGCGAACCCTCCGGCAACCCGTTCAACTCCCTGGTGCAGCTGGAGTACGAGCACGGCATCCCGCGCAACCCGTTCATCAACGCCGGCGCGCTCGTCGTCACCGACCGTCTCCAGACCCGCACCGGAGACGCTGCCGGCGAACTGCTGGCCTTCCTGCGCGCCGAGAGCGGCAACGCGGAGCTGGGCTTCGACCGGGAAATCGCCGCCTCCGAGACCCAGCACGGCGACCGCAACGCCGCCCTCGCCCACTTCATGGCGTCCTACGGCAACATCGACAACCCGGTGCCGGTCCTGCTCGACCAGTACTTCAGGCAGTGCTCGATCGCCGCGTCCTGCGCCGACCTCGCCCTCGCCACCACCTTCCTGGCCCGGCACGGCATCCGCGCCGACGGCACCCGCCTGCTCACCCGCAGCCAGGCCAAGCAGGTCAACGCCGTGATGCTGACCTGCGGCACGTACGACGCGGCCGGTGACTTCGCCCACCGCGTGGGGCTGCCCGGCAAGAGCGGCGTCGGCGGCGGGATCATCGCGGTCGTACCGGGCCGGTGCGCGCTGTGCGTGTGGAGTCCGGGCCTCGACGAGCGCGGCAACTCGGTGGCCGGCGTCGCCGCCCTGGACCGCTTCACGACGCTGACCGGTCTCTCGGTGTTCTGA